One region of Azoarcus sp. CIB genomic DNA includes:
- a CDS encoding multidrug effflux MFS transporter gives MILAGLAMLGPFSINTYLPSFGEMAVVLGTDRVALQQTVAIYFAAFAFMALWHGTISDSFGRRRVVLAGLVVYALASLGCALATQVEQLWVLRALQGFSAGAGIVIGRAVVRDLHEGPRAQRMMSQVVLMFSIAPAVAPLVGGWLQVAMGWRSVFVFLCLLATSLLVAVFFGLPETLPASQRHPFNPAGVLRGYASVLGNARFMSWALAYACMFGGFFLYVLSTPVFLMEHLGLGETDFLWMFGPATVGLMLGSALAGRLAQRWSTAATLKAGFAIMAAATLWNLAVCLVEPGGTAWYVAYLLFFNLGMSVMIPTITVRGLDCVPERRGTGSSVQLFIQTGFNAWIAAVLAPLMWHSLLSLALGAAALALCGVLGVVVAGRLSSFSEAHQ, from the coding sequence GTGATCCTCGCGGGCTTGGCGATGCTCGGCCCGTTTTCGATCAACACCTACCTGCCATCCTTCGGGGAAATGGCGGTGGTGCTCGGCACGGATCGAGTCGCGTTGCAGCAGACAGTGGCGATCTACTTCGCCGCCTTTGCCTTCATGGCCCTGTGGCATGGCACGATCTCGGATTCCTTCGGGCGCCGCCGCGTGGTGCTGGCCGGTCTGGTCGTCTATGCATTGGCGTCGCTCGGATGCGCGCTTGCGACGCAAGTGGAGCAGTTGTGGGTTCTGCGGGCACTCCAGGGCTTCTCGGCGGGTGCCGGGATCGTGATCGGTCGCGCCGTCGTCCGGGATCTGCATGAAGGGCCGCGTGCGCAGCGCATGATGTCGCAGGTGGTGTTGATGTTCTCGATCGCACCCGCCGTCGCTCCTTTGGTGGGCGGCTGGTTGCAGGTCGCGATGGGCTGGCGGTCCGTTTTCGTGTTCCTGTGCCTGCTTGCCACCAGCCTGCTCGTGGCCGTGTTTTTCGGATTACCGGAGACCCTGCCCGCCTCGCAGCGTCACCCCTTCAATCCGGCGGGTGTGCTTCGCGGTTACGCGTCCGTGCTCGGAAACGCGCGCTTCATGAGCTGGGCACTGGCGTATGCCTGCATGTTTGGCGGCTTCTTCCTTTACGTCCTGTCTACGCCGGTGTTCCTGATGGAGCACCTTGGCCTGGGCGAGACCGATTTCCTGTGGATGTTCGGACCCGCGACGGTGGGTCTGATGTTGGGCTCCGCGCTTGCGGGCCGCCTTGCGCAGCGCTGGTCCACGGCCGCCACGCTAAAGGCCGGCTTCGCGATCATGGCTGCCGCCACGCTCTGGAATCTCGCCGTGTGCCTCGTCGAACCCGGCGGCACGGCGTGGTATGTGGCGTATCTCCTGTTCTTCAATCTGGGCATGTCGGTGATGATTCCAACGATCACGGTGCGCGGCCTGGATTGTGTACCGGAGCGCCGCGGCACCGGCTCATCGGTTCAGCTGTTCATCCAGACGGGATTCAACGCCTGGATTGCCGCGGTGCTGGCGCCACTGATGTGGCATTCGCTGTTGTCTCTCGCGCTGGGAGCCGCTGCTCTTGCCCTGTGCGGCGTCCTCGGGGTGGTCGTGGCGGGCCGCCTGTCCAGCTTCTCCGAGGCCCATCAATGA
- a CDS encoding aromatic-ring-hydroxylating dioxygenase subunit beta produces MLQQLLEPTPLPPSIKANRIPSGSDTYNEVLDFLYDEAEMLDNLRLGEWAELLTKDLEYNAPLRHTRSTSQFDQTYSRNVQHLHENYGSMLMRVKRITDTKSAWGEDPPSRIKRLVTNVRVYRIDDSDDLKVESYLLLTRSRFDFDYFDLIPCVRHDVLRREDGALKLARREILLDQVVIGTPNLGVIL; encoded by the coding sequence ATGCTTCAGCAACTGCTCGAACCGACTCCGCTGCCGCCCTCGATCAAGGCGAACCGTATTCCCTCCGGCAGCGATACCTACAACGAGGTGCTCGACTTCCTTTATGACGAAGCCGAAATGCTCGACAACCTGCGCCTCGGCGAATGGGCGGAGCTGCTCACCAAGGACCTCGAATACAACGCGCCCCTGCGCCATACCCGTTCGACGTCCCAGTTCGACCAGACCTATTCGCGCAACGTCCAGCACCTACACGAGAATTACGGCTCGATGCTCATGCGGGTCAAGCGCATTACCGACACCAAGAGCGCCTGGGGCGAGGATCCTCCATCGCGCATCAAGCGTCTGGTCACGAACGTACGCGTCTACCGAATCGACGACAGCGATGACCTGAAGGTCGAGAGCTATCTGCTCCTTACACGCAGCCGTTTCGATTTCGACTACTTCGACCTGATCCCCTGCGTCCGCCACGACGTTCTGCGCCGCGAGGATGGCGCGCTGAAACTCGCTCGCCGCGAGATCCTGCTCGACCAGGTCGTCATCGGCACCCCCAACCTGGGCGTGATCCTTTAG
- a CDS encoding enoyl-CoA hydratase/isomerase family protein: MASDLAVKNAGAESMAVPLNDAVAVERQGSIGWVVLTRPAQINAINDDIRTGVPQALQDLEADPAIHVIVIRGDGPRGFCAGADIKELRGPETSIEVRRRMQGARWVEAFDAAEKPTIAAIHGYCMGGGMELALACDIRFATPDAVFSLPETALGLIPGGGGTQRLPRVVGPGRAMDLLLTGDRLSADEAKAIGLVTRVASAPDKLVEEVRAFAMRIASRAPAATLCVKRAARAALDVDLKKGLDLELDLFALLKPSDDAREAATAFREKREPRFTGR, from the coding sequence CCGCTCAACGACGCCGTGGCCGTGGAGCGTCAGGGCAGTATCGGCTGGGTCGTGCTGACCCGCCCGGCCCAGATCAATGCGATCAACGACGACATTCGCACCGGCGTTCCGCAGGCTCTGCAGGATCTCGAGGCAGACCCGGCGATCCACGTGATCGTCATTCGCGGGGATGGCCCGCGGGGTTTCTGCGCGGGCGCCGACATCAAGGAACTGCGTGGCCCGGAGACCTCGATCGAAGTGCGCCGGCGCATGCAGGGCGCGCGCTGGGTCGAGGCGTTCGATGCCGCGGAGAAACCCACGATTGCGGCCATTCATGGCTATTGCATGGGAGGGGGCATGGAGCTCGCGCTCGCTTGCGACATCCGCTTTGCCACGCCCGATGCGGTTTTCAGTCTGCCTGAGACTGCCCTGGGCCTGATTCCCGGCGGGGGAGGGACCCAGCGGTTGCCGCGCGTGGTCGGTCCGGGCCGGGCGATGGACCTGCTGCTCACCGGTGACCGCCTGAGCGCCGATGAAGCGAAGGCGATCGGCCTGGTCACCCGGGTGGCGAGCGCGCCGGACAAGCTGGTGGAAGAGGTGCGCGCGTTCGCGATGCGCATCGCCTCGCGCGCGCCGGCGGCGACGCTGTGCGTGAAGCGCGCTGCGCGTGCCGCACTGGACGTCGACCTCAAGAAGGGCCTGGACCTCGAGCTGGATCTTTTTGCACTGCTCAAACCCAGCGACGACGCGAGGGAGGCGGCGACCGCCTTTCGCGAAAAGCGCGAACCGCGCTTCACCGGTCGCTAA
- a CDS encoding amidohydrolase family protein produces MKLEDLILVSIDDHAIEPPNAFARHMPARFKGREPHIEKHKGRDVWVFEGRATGYMGLNSVVGRPKEEYGMEPLGYEHMRRGTWDVQARVDDMNANGVLGSLCFPTFPGFAGQRFQQYDDARDVSLAAIQAYNDWHLHDWCNAAPGRFIPMALIPWWDPQAAAAEIKRMAKDGVHAISFSDNPALHGFPSIHDSYWDPVWKACADNAVVINCHIGTGVKAEHASDLSPIDAWITSMPISIANSAADWIWAPMWRKFPKLKMALSEGGIGWIPYLLERADFTHRHHKAWTNASFGGKKPSDIFKEHIITCFIEDDFGLQNLKHIGEDMVGWECDYPHSDCTWPNSPEVVWESFRHLPDETIAKVTHRNVMREYSYDPFAILGRENCTVGALRAQARAKGIDTSPTQGMGGAAPKREAGKPVTSGDINAMFKQADAETAL; encoded by the coding sequence ATGAAACTTGAAGATCTCATCCTCGTCAGCATCGACGACCACGCCATCGAACCCCCGAACGCCTTCGCGCGACACATGCCGGCCCGCTTCAAGGGGCGCGAGCCTCACATCGAGAAGCATAAGGGTCGTGACGTGTGGGTTTTCGAAGGACGGGCAACGGGCTACATGGGCCTCAACTCGGTCGTCGGTCGCCCCAAGGAAGAGTACGGCATGGAGCCGCTCGGTTACGAACACATGAGGCGCGGCACTTGGGACGTCCAGGCGCGCGTCGACGACATGAACGCCAATGGCGTGCTCGGCTCGCTGTGTTTCCCGACCTTCCCCGGCTTCGCGGGGCAGCGCTTCCAGCAGTACGACGACGCGCGCGACGTATCGCTCGCCGCCATCCAGGCCTACAACGACTGGCACCTGCACGACTGGTGCAACGCCGCCCCGGGTCGCTTCATCCCGATGGCGCTGATTCCCTGGTGGGATCCGCAGGCGGCCGCCGCCGAAATCAAGCGCATGGCGAAGGACGGGGTGCATGCGATCTCCTTCTCCGACAACCCCGCCCTACATGGCTTCCCGTCGATCCACGATTCGTACTGGGACCCGGTGTGGAAGGCCTGCGCGGACAACGCGGTGGTCATCAACTGCCACATCGGCACCGGCGTCAAGGCCGAGCACGCCTCCGACCTGTCGCCGATCGACGCGTGGATCACTTCGATGCCGATCTCGATCGCGAACTCGGCGGCCGACTGGATCTGGGCTCCGATGTGGAGGAAGTTCCCGAAGCTGAAGATGGCGCTTTCCGAGGGCGGCATCGGTTGGATTCCCTACCTCCTCGAGCGCGCGGATTTCACCCACCGGCATCACAAGGCCTGGACGAATGCCAGCTTCGGCGGCAAGAAGCCGAGCGACATCTTCAAGGAGCACATCATCACGTGTTTCATCGAGGACGACTTCGGGCTGCAGAACCTGAAGCACATCGGTGAAGACATGGTTGGCTGGGAATGCGACTACCCGCATTCCGATTGCACCTGGCCGAATTCTCCGGAAGTGGTGTGGGAGAGCTTCAGGCACCTCCCCGACGAGACCATCGCCAAGGTCACTCACCGGAACGTGATGCGCGAATACAGCTACGACCCGTTCGCGATCCTCGGCCGCGAGAACTGCACCGTCGGCGCGCTGCGCGCGCAGGCTCGCGCCAAGGGCATCGACACCTCGCCCACGCAAGGCATGGGGGGCGCGGCACCGAAGCGGGAAGCCGGCAAACCGGTCACTTCGGGCGACATCAACGCCATGTTCAAACAGGCGGACGCCGAAACCGCACTCTGA
- a CDS encoding oxygenase, with amino-acid sequence MSEVPMMDAAGREAEATSKRDWVPINLDLRDTWFPVAYSADIGERAVRRIVHAQDVYLWRDGVRLYAAEFRPDRLDAMRAGASAFTNGSGFYPAVERYGYIWAWYGNPDNAHEELIPSIPFLPPDGQGIPRYTQRAVRFDAASPLSVENLIDLTHADFLHANAIGDGQSENDVVEVHSTSETVTRIRNVTRKSVAPVMRWIGGVRAQYQDLRAVLHVHLRNNVCISYPNFTPGYPIPNVQPFVPVGKHRSRVDQTNYTVHAPAPFRWLMPRISYVIQPQDNSVLRPQNARYFESTERRDLSSRFDGPGNRYRLLMMRLAERQQRGDFGYGADADPSADISAVLGMRG; translated from the coding sequence ATGAGCGAAGTCCCGATGATGGATGCGGCAGGGCGCGAAGCGGAGGCGACCTCCAAGCGCGACTGGGTACCGATCAATCTCGATCTGCGCGACACCTGGTTTCCCGTCGCCTACAGTGCGGACATCGGTGAGCGGGCGGTACGCCGTATCGTCCATGCGCAGGACGTATATCTATGGCGCGACGGCGTGAGGTTATATGCGGCCGAGTTTCGCCCCGACCGCCTTGACGCGATGCGCGCCGGCGCAAGTGCCTTCACGAACGGCTCCGGTTTCTATCCGGCTGTCGAGCGCTACGGGTATATCTGGGCGTGGTACGGAAACCCCGATAACGCGCACGAGGAACTGATCCCGAGCATCCCCTTCCTGCCCCCCGATGGTCAGGGGATCCCCCGCTACACGCAGCGCGCGGTGCGCTTCGATGCGGCCTCGCCGCTGTCCGTCGAGAACCTCATCGATCTGACACATGCCGACTTTCTGCATGCCAATGCGATCGGTGACGGCCAGTCCGAGAACGATGTCGTCGAGGTCCATTCGACCTCCGAGACGGTGACTCGCATCCGCAACGTCACCCGCAAGTCGGTGGCACCGGTGATGCGCTGGATCGGAGGCGTACGCGCCCAGTACCAGGATCTGCGCGCAGTTCTGCATGTCCATCTGCGCAACAACGTGTGCATCTCTTACCCGAACTTTACCCCGGGCTATCCGATTCCGAACGTGCAGCCCTTTGTGCCTGTCGGCAAGCACCGTTCTCGTGTTGACCAGACGAACTACACTGTCCACGCGCCGGCACCGTTTCGCTGGCTGATGCCGCGCATCTCCTACGTGATCCAGCCACAGGACAACTCGGTGCTGCGCCCTCAGAACGCGCGCTATTTCGAGTCCACCGAGCGCCGCGACCTAAGCTCGCGTTTCGACGGCCCCGGCAATCGCTACCGATTGCTGATGATGCGTCTCGCCGAGAGGCAGCAGCGCGGGGACTTCGGCTACGGCGCCGATGCCGACCCGAGTGCCGACATTTCGGCAGTGCTCGGCATGCGGGGCTGA
- a CDS encoding Rieske 2Fe-2S domain-containing protein: MGRWWAVALSEAVQGDKALAVTCEGEQLAVFRDGRGVVFALEDRCPHRRVPLSPGPVKPGGLQCPYHGWTFDGATGLCNDIPNLRRDERVPARYAARAFPAAEANGFIHVWRGAGTPAAVLPGASYRAAGREQTGSTVANIAFEQYLDVMLDGPECLLSFPGVHITDFFLGDPRRDGEHLVLDRGAVWKGKGNGPAFVRDHSLWVRTRVPVRGGDIRVELLSAEEDPLVTIFIAASENRRGTTSLVWRGFLHATPAPLSWRWRIARAIGRAPFAIFPQIDGAAVAALEVAPSRDRRLAKTDTRTPAGRVVTVQERCAV, encoded by the coding sequence ATGGGACGATGGTGGGCGGTCGCGCTGTCCGAGGCGGTGCAAGGTGACAAGGCGCTCGCGGTGACCTGCGAAGGCGAGCAACTCGCCGTGTTTCGCGACGGGAGGGGCGTAGTGTTCGCGCTGGAGGACCGGTGTCCGCACCGGCGTGTGCCGCTGTCGCCCGGACCCGTGAAACCTGGTGGTCTGCAGTGCCCCTACCACGGCTGGACCTTCGACGGCGCGACGGGCCTGTGCAATGACATTCCCAACCTGCGTCGCGATGAGCGGGTGCCGGCGCGTTATGCGGCGCGCGCCTTTCCGGCGGCCGAGGCGAACGGCTTCATCCACGTCTGGCGGGGGGCGGGAACTCCCGCCGCCGTATTGCCGGGCGCGTCGTATCGCGCGGCAGGTCGCGAACAGACCGGTTCAACAGTGGCCAATATCGCGTTCGAGCAATATCTCGACGTGATGCTCGACGGCCCGGAATGCCTGCTTTCCTTCCCCGGCGTGCACATCACCGATTTCTTCCTCGGCGATCCGCGCCGCGACGGCGAGCATCTTGTCCTCGATCGAGGCGCGGTGTGGAAGGGCAAGGGAAATGGGCCGGCCTTCGTGCGAGACCATTCGCTGTGGGTACGTACTCGCGTACCGGTAAGGGGCGGCGACATTCGCGTGGAACTCCTCAGCGCCGAAGAAGATCCGCTCGTCACGATCTTCATCGCTGCCAGCGAGAACAGGCGGGGTACCACCAGTCTGGTCTGGCGCGGTTTTCTTCATGCCACGCCAGCGCCGCTGTCGTGGCGGTGGCGAATCGCGCGGGCGATCGGACGTGCTCCGTTCGCAATCTTCCCCCAAATCGACGGCGCAGCCGTGGCGGCACTCGAAGTCGCACCGTCACGAGATCGCAGATTGGCGAAGACCGATACGAGGACGCCGGCCGGGCGCGTGGTGACCGTGCAGGAGAGGTGCGCAGTATGA
- a CDS encoding NAD(P)/FAD-dependent oxidoreductase, translating into MSEQYDIVVAGGGHNGLVAACYLAKAGLKVCVVEKNDKVGGGVMTRELTAPGFKHDVCSVAHTLLQANPLLRNDELQLKSKFGLKYINPDKMTAIFYDDGTTLEFYTDLEQTAQAIAKFSQKDAEAYRRFNKEVFQNLDMMVMGMFHAPPNAGAQAVMMEQSVVGQSLMRTQSMSAWDFICEWFEHPKVRIALARYASEAMMNPFNNGTGFGFYIILPFMHRYGVGIPVGGSGAFADKLRECFESHGGAVRVNAPVKQMRMDGSKVTGVVLESGEEIVAKKGVISTMHVQQVFPHMVPGANLPEGFEPRIRGLKRNSFQPFNLHLALHEAPQYKVGPAVDDFFWVERSHSDWEEFARAFSDLEYGIPRRDFVAHVMQDVYDKTRAPEGKRVLNMYAFCPYNVKGGPQRWDEIGKEIAYGFLDDLRKLTTNMSDDNIIGFSWFTPLDIERHNNAMIGADILHFGSYNWQIAGNRPAPGYGQYKSPVAGLYMAGASTHPGGGVTAASGRNAAQVVLEDLGMDFDDLIEN; encoded by the coding sequence ATGAGCGAACAATACGACATCGTGGTCGCCGGTGGCGGTCACAACGGTCTGGTGGCCGCGTGCTACCTGGCGAAGGCGGGACTGAAGGTATGCGTCGTCGAGAAAAACGACAAGGTCGGCGGGGGCGTCATGACGCGCGAGCTGACGGCGCCGGGCTTCAAGCATGACGTCTGCTCGGTCGCACATACCCTGCTGCAGGCCAACCCATTGCTGCGCAACGACGAACTGCAGCTGAAATCGAAGTTCGGGCTGAAGTACATCAACCCCGACAAGATGACTGCGATCTTCTACGACGACGGGACCACGCTCGAGTTCTACACCGATCTCGAACAGACTGCCCAAGCGATCGCAAAATTCTCGCAGAAGGATGCGGAAGCCTACCGGCGCTTCAACAAGGAGGTGTTCCAGAACCTCGACATGATGGTGATGGGCATGTTCCATGCGCCCCCGAACGCGGGCGCCCAAGCCGTGATGATGGAGCAGAGCGTGGTCGGGCAATCGCTGATGCGAACCCAGTCGATGAGCGCATGGGACTTCATCTGCGAATGGTTCGAGCACCCCAAGGTGCGCATCGCGTTGGCCCGCTATGCCTCGGAAGCCATGATGAACCCGTTCAACAACGGCACGGGATTCGGCTTCTACATCATTCTGCCCTTCATGCACCGCTACGGTGTCGGCATTCCAGTCGGCGGCTCGGGTGCCTTCGCGGACAAGCTGCGGGAGTGCTTCGAATCGCATGGCGGCGCGGTACGCGTCAATGCGCCCGTCAAGCAGATGCGCATGGATGGCAGCAAGGTGACGGGCGTCGTGCTCGAATCGGGCGAGGAGATCGTCGCGAAGAAAGGCGTCATTTCGACGATGCACGTGCAACAGGTGTTCCCGCACATGGTGCCGGGCGCGAATCTGCCGGAAGGATTCGAGCCGCGGATTCGGGGGCTGAAACGCAACAGCTTCCAGCCCTTCAACCTGCACCTCGCGCTGCACGAGGCGCCGCAGTACAAGGTCGGTCCGGCGGTGGACGATTTCTTCTGGGTCGAGCGTTCGCACTCCGACTGGGAGGAGTTCGCACGCGCCTTCTCCGATCTCGAATACGGCATCCCGCGCCGCGACTTCGTCGCCCACGTGATGCAGGACGTCTATGACAAGACGCGGGCACCCGAGGGCAAGCGCGTGCTCAACATGTACGCTTTCTGCCCCTACAACGTGAAGGGCGGCCCGCAGCGTTGGGACGAGATCGGCAAGGAGATCGCTTACGGATTCCTCGACGACCTGCGCAAGCTCACGACCAATATGAGCGACGACAACATCATCGGTTTCTCGTGGTTCACCCCGCTCGATATCGAGCGCCACAACAACGCGATGATCGGTGCGGACATCCTGCACTTCGGCTCGTACAACTGGCAGATCGCGGGCAACCGCCCTGCCCCGGGCTACGGGCAGTACAAGTCGCCGGTGGCGGGTCTGTACATGGCGGGCGCCTCCACCCATCCGGGGGGCGGGGTCACCGCAGCGTCCGGACGCAATGCGGCGCAGGTGGTGCTGGAAGACTTGGGCATGGATTTCGACGACCTCATCGAAAACTGA
- a CDS encoding zinc-binding dehydrogenase has product MKAAVISERGAAPVVQEFPEPAPQEGAVLIDMDTAGLGGWDVLGAYRLGVQYPCVIRGEGVGRAPDGRRVYFGERSVMPFGAWAERTLVPTDEVWDVPDEVDDKTAITMGIAATGALVPLEQANIQRGEQVLVLGATGTLGQVALQLARYLGAGRVVAAARSAETLQRLKTRGIADEVVALGSENDVAALKDAAGDGFDVVLDLVCGQPMLNALKATRWGARIVTIGTGAGRQINLDIADLLFRTLSCVGTGQRPPADRRAIWERLLRIARTENIQVDYADYTLDQAAEAWASQIAGPHAKITARIRG; this is encoded by the coding sequence ATGAAAGCAGCTGTCATCAGCGAGCGGGGTGCCGCTCCGGTCGTGCAGGAGTTTCCGGAACCGGCGCCACAGGAAGGCGCCGTCCTCATCGACATGGACACGGCAGGGCTCGGGGGCTGGGACGTACTCGGCGCGTACCGGCTGGGCGTGCAATACCCGTGCGTGATCCGCGGCGAAGGCGTGGGCAGGGCACCGGACGGCCGCCGCGTGTATTTCGGCGAGCGCTCGGTGATGCCCTTCGGGGCGTGGGCCGAGCGTACGCTGGTGCCGACCGATGAGGTCTGGGACGTGCCCGACGAGGTCGACGACAAGACCGCGATCACGATGGGCATCGCTGCCACCGGCGCACTGGTGCCGCTCGAGCAGGCCAACATCCAGCGGGGTGAGCAGGTTCTGGTCCTCGGTGCGACCGGCACGCTCGGGCAGGTGGCGCTGCAACTCGCCCGCTATCTCGGCGCGGGCAGGGTCGTCGCGGCCGCACGCTCCGCCGAGACCCTGCAGCGCCTGAAGACGCGCGGGATTGCCGACGAAGTCGTAGCCCTCGGTAGCGAGAACGATGTCGCGGCGTTGAAGGACGCGGCGGGCGACGGTTTCGACGTCGTGCTCGATCTGGTGTGCGGGCAACCGATGCTCAACGCCCTCAAGGCGACCCGCTGGGGCGCACGCATCGTGACGATCGGCACGGGTGCAGGGCGTCAGATCAATCTCGATATCGCCGATCTGCTTTTCCGCACGCTGTCATGCGTGGGTACGGGGCAGCGCCCGCCGGCCGATCGCCGCGCGATCTGGGAGCGCCTGTTGCGCATCGCACGCACAGAGAATATCCAGGTCGACTACGCCGACTATACGCTGGATCAGGCTGCCGAAGCCTGGGCGTCGCAGATTGCCGGACCGCACGCGAAGATCACCGCGCGGATCAGGGGCTGA
- a CDS encoding SDR family oxidoreductase, with amino-acid sequence MSERKLDGRVAIVTGAAGGLGAESARVLAMHGASVAITDIDLDGARKVAAEIESGGGHAIAVRADVSSEADVAAMVAAVVNRFGRVDVLYSNAAILSVEQRQRDRDVANMDVEAWDCAMAVNLRGAMLCAKYAIREMLKQKKGSLIFATSGLGAQGDLSLSAYAASKAALMMLSKSIATQYGKEGIRSNALQIGLAPAENAHGSMPPAVIQIIRDNHLTPDVGTPRQIADVVAFLASDESSFVTGTTLVADGGFSCHTPSLVAMKALFAQTGAKSM; translated from the coding sequence ATGAGCGAGCGAAAACTGGATGGCCGTGTCGCGATCGTGACCGGTGCGGCCGGCGGCCTCGGCGCCGAATCGGCCCGCGTGCTGGCGATGCACGGTGCGAGTGTGGCAATCACGGACATCGACCTCGACGGCGCACGCAAGGTTGCCGCCGAGATCGAGTCGGGCGGTGGGCACGCGATTGCAGTGCGGGCAGACGTCTCGTCCGAGGCGGACGTCGCGGCGATGGTCGCGGCGGTGGTGAACCGCTTCGGGCGAGTGGACGTCCTGTACAGCAATGCGGCGATCCTAAGCGTCGAGCAACGCCAGCGCGACCGCGACGTTGCCAACATGGACGTCGAGGCGTGGGATTGCGCGATGGCGGTGAATCTGCGCGGTGCGATGCTGTGTGCCAAGTATGCGATTCGCGAGATGCTCAAGCAGAAGAAAGGCTCCCTGATCTTCGCGACCTCCGGACTCGGCGCCCAAGGCGACCTGTCGCTGTCGGCCTACGCCGCCTCGAAGGCGGCGCTGATGATGCTCAGCAAGTCGATTGCGACCCAGTACGGCAAGGAGGGCATCCGCTCCAACGCGCTGCAGATCGGACTCGCGCCAGCAGAGAATGCCCATGGGAGCATGCCGCCGGCCGTGATCCAGATCATCCGCGACAACCACCTCACGCCCGATGTCGGCACCCCGCGTCAGATCGCCGACGTGGTGGCCTTCCTCGCGTCCGACGAGTCGTCCTTCGTAACCGGCACGACGCTGGTCGCCGATGGCGGTTTCTCATGCCACACGCCCTCGCTTGTCGCGATGAAGGCTCTCTTCGCGCAGACCGGCGCGAAGAGTATGTAA